The Persephonella sp. IF05-L8 genome contains a region encoding:
- a CDS encoding glycosyltransferase family 39 protein: protein MIYRVIAVHLFIAILKVFYTILNITDLATEEAQYWVWSKNLDLCYYSKPPLIAYMNFISTSILGDTELGVRINAILIGFLIGILVYLFTKELFKDENLAFFSSVFIVAIPVYQIGSYIFLTDAPLALFWLLTIYLFFKATEENKPVLWILTGISAGFAFLSKFLVVLFLPAALIYLFFYKREIFREKWFYISILIASTFTIPVIWWNFQHDFVTFKHVLNLEGAKKSVSFGKSIEYIGNYIASQIGLNSVFLFPFFAYAVYKGFKLRKDYKIFYLWIFPVFVFLVFLYIARKKNVEANWPAFGYATLYILTAYFIYTKKWFKSFIAGFVLSVWMIFTLFYPFYIDKIGLSKIYPPKIDPLHRLVGWEGLGKKVSQITKNLQTDKYFVFSESYHIASELWFYMEGHPRIYTVVINRRMNQFDLWPGLKQFEGKGYTGVYVSRWGLPKKVRQSFKRVKAHYTYDIIYRGWKYRTIHIYVLEDFIKLKQDRIKGY from the coding sequence ATGATATACAGAGTTATAGCAGTTCATCTTTTTATAGCTATACTTAAGGTTTTTTATACCATTCTGAATATCACCGACCTTGCTACAGAGGAAGCACAATACTGGGTATGGTCTAAAAATCTGGATTTATGCTATTACTCAAAGCCTCCATTGATTGCCTATATGAATTTTATTTCAACCTCAATTTTGGGGGACACAGAGCTTGGAGTTAGGATAAACGCTATTTTAATTGGATTTTTAATTGGAATTCTTGTTTATCTCTTTACAAAAGAATTATTCAAAGATGAAAATCTGGCATTTTTCTCATCTGTTTTTATAGTTGCTATTCCTGTTTATCAGATAGGTAGTTATATATTCCTGACAGATGCACCTCTTGCACTTTTCTGGCTCTTGACAATTTATCTATTTTTTAAAGCTACAGAGGAAAATAAGCCTGTTTTATGGATACTAACAGGCATATCTGCCGGTTTTGCATTTTTGTCTAAATTCCTTGTGGTTTTGTTTCTTCCTGCTGCCTTGATTTATCTCTTTTTTTATAAAAGGGAAATATTTAGGGAAAAATGGTTTTATATCTCCATTTTGATTGCCTCTACATTTACAATCCCTGTTATCTGGTGGAATTTTCAGCATGATTTTGTAACATTCAAGCATGTTTTAAATCTGGAAGGTGCTAAAAAGAGTGTATCCTTTGGTAAATCTATAGAATATATCGGTAACTATATAGCTTCCCAGATAGGTTTAAACTCTGTATTTTTATTTCCATTTTTTGCCTATGCAGTTTATAAAGGATTTAAGCTAAGAAAAGACTACAAAATCTTTTATTTATGGATATTCCCTGTTTTTGTGTTTCTTGTTTTTCTTTATATAGCCAGGAAAAAGAATGTTGAAGCCAACTGGCCAGCATTTGGGTATGCAACTCTTTATATTCTAACTGCCTATTTTATTTATACGAAAAAATGGTTCAAATCTTTTATAGCAGGATTTGTGCTGTCTGTATGGATGATTTTTACACTTTTTTATCCATTTTATATAGACAAAATAGGATTAAGCAAAATTTATCCACCTAAGATAGACCCTCTACACAGACTTGTAGGCTGGGAGGGTCTGGGTAAAAAAGTTTCTCAAATCACAAAAAATCTCCAAACTGATAAATATTTTGTATTCTCTGAAAGCTATCATATAGCCTCAGAACTGTGGTTCTATATGGAAGGACATCCAAGAATATATACAGTAGTAATAAATAGACGTATGAACCAGTTTGATTTATGGCCGGGTCTAAAGCAGTTTGAAGGGAAAGGATATACAGGTGTTTATGTTTCCCGCTGGGGATTGCCCAAAAAAGTAAGACAGTCTTTTAAAAGGGTCAAAGCCCATTACACTTATGATATTATTTATCGTGGCTGGAAATACCGAACTATACATATATATGTGCTGGAAGATTTTATTAAATTAAAGCAGGATAGGATAAAAGGATACTGA
- a CDS encoding glycosyltransferase family 39 protein → MLDGYKTADGDRKGSRVIIVVLLIFYGIISLFIGAKDYRFRGEEPTRLVMSYEMFYQGKWAQPTYLGENYYRKPPLINWLIEGSSYLWGWSKFTGRFVSIFSTILVLILLYSFSFIYIYKSHLFALLSSLVFLSFIDVLFWYGFLIEIDMTLTFFVLLQILALYLSFRERSYVFFAISGFSMSLAFLLKGFPSYVFFGATSIALLLYYFIVNRKIDVFFLKGILFSLIISFIPIFIWIYNLPNPEIYLHTLWSESFGRVEKSKDIFKFITHLISYPILNIKQTLLMSGVVIILLLKNFRNIRTFLIPDKPILPLVLIFFINYIPYWISAGARGRYILPLLPLVAIYIVDILRRNLSLKKGFKLIVFIAFFTFSIRILLGLFYFPYETSKKGFYYKVSSSIFYKLDKRYYNYIVSDCEKHKGLIFYLDIWTHSLITTEKLKPDWKYFISCKKRLKEDILGEFYIKDEKIILYQRVK, encoded by the coding sequence ATGCTTGATGGATATAAAACCGCAGATGGTGATAGAAAAGGTTCAAGAGTTATTATAGTAGTTTTACTGATTTTTTATGGGATTATTTCTCTTTTTATAGGAGCTAAGGATTACCGATTTAGAGGAGAAGAACCTACCCGTTTAGTTATGTCCTATGAAATGTTTTATCAGGGAAAATGGGCACAACCTACTTATCTTGGGGAAAATTATTATCGTAAACCTCCTTTGATTAACTGGCTGATAGAAGGGTCTTCTTATTTGTGGGGATGGAGTAAATTTACAGGAAGATTTGTTTCTATTTTTTCTACTATATTGGTTCTCATACTTTTGTATTCATTTTCATTTATTTATATATATAAATCCCATCTTTTTGCTTTACTATCTTCTCTTGTATTTCTTTCTTTTATAGATGTTCTGTTCTGGTATGGATTTTTGATAGAAATTGATATGACCTTAACATTTTTTGTTCTTTTACAAATCCTTGCTCTTTATCTATCCTTTAGAGAGAGAAGTTATGTATTTTTTGCAATTTCTGGATTTTCTATGTCCTTAGCCTTTTTACTCAAAGGTTTCCCGTCATATGTTTTTTTTGGAGCAACCTCTATTGCTCTGCTACTTTATTACTTTATTGTAAACAGAAAAATTGATGTTTTTTTTCTAAAAGGAATACTTTTTTCATTGATAATTTCTTTCATACCTATATTTATATGGATATACAATCTTCCTAATCCTGAAATTTATTTACATACATTATGGTCAGAAAGTTTTGGAAGAGTGGAAAAATCCAAGGATATATTCAAATTTATAACACACCTGATTTCATATCCAATTTTGAATATAAAACAAACATTACTTATGAGCGGTGTCGTCATAATACTTCTTTTGAAGAACTTTAGGAATATACGAACTTTTCTAATACCTGATAAACCTATACTACCTTTAGTATTAATATTTTTCATAAATTATATTCCTTACTGGATATCTGCAGGTGCCAGAGGTAGATACATATTACCTCTTCTACCGCTGGTTGCTATATATATAGTTGATATCCTGAGAAGAAATCTTAGTCTTAAAAAGGGTTTTAAGCTTATTGTGTTTATTGCTTTTTTTACTTTTTCTATCAGGATACTTTTAGGACTATTTTATTTTCCATATGAAACTTCTAAAAAAGGTTTTTACTATAAAGTAAGTTCTTCTATTTTCTATAAACTGGATAAAAGGTATTACAATTATATAGTTTCGGACTGTGAAAAACATAAAGGTCTAATCTTCTATCTGGATATCTGGACACACAGTCTTATAACTACTGAAAAATTGAAACCTGATTGGAAATATTTTATCAGTTGTAAAAAAAGACTGAAGGAGGATATTCTGGGGGAATTTTATATTAAAGATGAAAAAATTATTCTCTATCAACGGGTAAAATGA
- a CDS encoding glycosyltransferase family 9 protein produces MKKILLFQPVSLGDAFFTSALADIIKENIKDCHISFYGNSSVINMIQDNPWIDSFILHTGNLLRDIINLRKYKFDFIFDTWAIGNAYYRMIFARAERKIFIKKKKSEEYLLPLVYTDYVDFIKSGYVFWDRIFLLKKLDIPVENYIQKALPIYHVREEIEKEVKDFLEKNSVAANSYILIAPKALWKTKDIPENLVVEITNILQNDFKYKVILTAHPSDREYIENINYRLDKKALLYFSSDIRKFGGLIKFSRHLISVESLPYHLAIGLRKSATVIIGGYPIWAPPDYPKLNFVDLPMDCKYCATHQCKRGDYKCLMDIKPQMVIEKVQELL; encoded by the coding sequence TTGAAAAAAATTCTCTTGTTTCAGCCTGTATCTCTGGGAGATGCTTTTTTCACTTCAGCTTTGGCAGACATAATCAAAGAAAATATAAAGGATTGTCATATATCTTTTTATGGAAATTCCTCAGTTATTAATATGATACAGGATAATCCTTGGATTGATAGTTTTATTCTTCACACAGGGAATTTATTACGGGATATTATAAATTTACGCAAATATAAATTTGATTTCATATTTGACACATGGGCTATAGGGAACGCATATTACAGAATGATATTTGCCAGAGCAGAAAGAAAGATTTTTATTAAGAAAAAAAAATCAGAAGAGTATCTTTTACCTCTTGTTTATACTGATTATGTTGATTTTATAAAAAGTGGATATGTTTTTTGGGATAGAATTTTTTTGTTAAAAAAACTTGATATCCCTGTGGAAAATTATATACAAAAAGCTCTTCCAATATATCATGTAAGGGAAGAAATTGAAAAAGAAGTTAAAGATTTCCTTGAAAAAAATTCCGTAGCTGCTAACAGTTATATCTTGATAGCTCCTAAAGCTTTGTGGAAAACAAAAGATATCCCTGAAAATCTGGTTGTAGAAATTACAAATATATTGCAGAATGATTTTAAATATAAGGTTATACTTACAGCACATCCCTCTGATAGAGAATATATAGAAAATATAAATTACCGTTTGGATAAAAAGGCCTTACTGTATTTTTCTTCTGACATAAGAAAGTTTGGAGGGTTGATAAAGTTTTCACGACATTTAATTTCTGTTGAGAGCTTACCCTACCATCTGGCAATTGGATTAAGAAAATCTGCTACAGTGATTATTGGGGGATATCCTATATGGGCACCTCCTGATTATCCAAAATTGAATTTTGTAGATTTACCTATGGATTGCAAATACTGTGCTACCCACCAATGTAAAAGAGGAGATTATAAATGCTTGATGGATATAAAACCGCAGATGGTGATAGAAAAGGTTCAAGAGTTATTATAG
- the hemC gene encoding hydroxymethylbilane synthase: MIKNLLWGWILKIRIGTRKSKLALWQANYVASQLKKHFPDLDVELVKITTKGDKILDVPLAKVGGKGLFVKEIEEAMLRNEIDIAVHSLKDVPTYFPEGLGLVAITEREDPRDAFLSVKYSSLDEMPSGAVLGTSSLRRKAQILEKRKDLIIKDLRGNVDTRIRKLEEGQYDGIILAYAGLKRLELENKVKQVFEPDYMIPAVAQGFLGIEARLDDEETKRIISVLNHKESELRAKAERAFLKTLEGGCQVPLAAYSEMKNGKLKITGFVSDLEGNRIFKDSLEGNPENAEEIGKTLAEKLLNAGAKEVLEEIYGGI; the protein is encoded by the coding sequence ATGATTAAAAACTTATTATGGGGATGGATATTGAAAATCAGAATTGGCACCAGAAAAAGTAAACTCGCTCTATGGCAGGCAAATTATGTTGCTTCTCAGCTAAAAAAACATTTTCCTGACCTTGATGTAGAGCTGGTGAAAATTACCACTAAAGGAGACAAGATACTTGATGTTCCACTGGCAAAGGTTGGAGGTAAAGGTCTGTTTGTTAAAGAAATAGAGGAAGCAATGCTAAGAAATGAGATAGATATTGCTGTTCACTCTCTAAAGGATGTTCCTACGTACTTTCCTGAAGGACTTGGTCTTGTTGCAATAACTGAAAGGGAAGACCCAAGAGATGCATTCTTATCGGTAAAATACAGCTCTCTTGATGAAATGCCTTCTGGAGCTGTGCTTGGAACAAGCTCCCTCAGGAGAAAAGCCCAGATTTTAGAAAAAAGAAAAGACCTCATTATAAAAGACCTTCGTGGAAATGTGGATACAAGGATAAGAAAACTTGAAGAAGGTCAGTATGATGGAATAATCCTTGCTTATGCAGGATTAAAGAGACTTGAACTTGAGAACAAAGTTAAGCAGGTTTTTGAGCCTGACTATATGATACCTGCCGTTGCACAGGGATTTTTAGGGATAGAGGCAAGATTAGATGATGAGGAGACTAAACGAATTATTTCTGTCCTGAACCATAAGGAAAGTGAGCTAAGAGCAAAAGCCGAAAGGGCATTTCTAAAAACCCTTGAAGGTGGATGTCAGGTTCCCCTTGCTGCTTATAGCGAGATGAAAAATGGAAAGCTGAAAATAACAGGCTTTGTGTCAGACCTTGAAGGAAATAGGATTTTCAAAGATAGCCTTGAAGGAAATCCTGAAAATGCGGAAGAAATAGGCAAAACCCTTGCAGAAAAACTACTTAACGCTGGTGCTAAAGAGGTTTTAGAGGAAATCTACGGGGGAATTTAA
- a CDS encoding helix-turn-helix domain-containing protein — translation MRNNIKCPNCNSSNCVKNGKVNGRQTYLCKECYSRFLIKRNKKRYPQSVKKEAIKLYKEGKTLTEIANILNIKVQTIHYWIKKSSNLEK, via the coding sequence ATGAGAAATAATATAAAATGCCCTAATTGCAACTCTTCAAACTGTGTAAAAAACGGTAAAGTAAACGGCAGACAGACTTACTTATGTAAAGAATGTTATTCAAGATTTTTAATTAAAAGAAATAAAAAAAGATATCCTCAAAGTGTAAAAAAAGAAGCGATTAAGTTGTATAAAGAGGGTAAGACTTTAACAGAGATTGCCAACATATTAAATATTAAAGTTCAGACTATTCATTACTGGATTAAAAAATCATCAAATTTGGAAAAATAA
- a CDS encoding spore coat protein U domain-containing protein codes for MAAGTATDDFTITAEVNPYCEVTTGASDISVTYNPYDDTDVTATTTTQFNCVKGTGYSITVTAPAALTGQNNGDLLPITVSPTSGSGTDADGMASTESFDMTVTIGAGVDVSVDTYTGTVTVDINY; via the coding sequence ATGGCGGCTGGAACAGCTACTGATGATTTTACAATCACAGCAGAAGTTAACCCTTATTGTGAAGTAACAACTGGAGCAAGTGATATTTCAGTTACTTACAATCCTTATGATGATACTGATGTTACTGCTACAACTACAACACAATTTAATTGTGTAAAAGGAACAGGTTATTCTATAACTGTAACTGCACCAGCAGCTTTAACAGGTCAAAACAATGGAGACCTTTTACCTATTACTGTTTCTCCTACATCTGGTTCTGGAACCGACGCGGATGGTATGGCGAGTACAGAAAGTTTTGATATGACAGTAACAATAGGAGCTGGAGTTGATGTATCCGTTGATACATACACAGGAACTGTAACAGTAGATATCAACTACTAA
- a CDS encoding spore coat protein U domain-containing protein — protein MKKKIIAAALGVGVIWNVAVATGTATDDYTITATVSPYCEILSLSDVTLSYNPYTPPVTSETTAFSFKCVKGTNFTISATSANGGYLVKTDDPTERISYSLGVLVQYSSVSAYSPDVFVTDLSATSQTKEPPSVALRFTNIASGQNVSIGTYTDTVTLQISY, from the coding sequence ATGAAGAAGAAAATAATAGCTGCAGCTTTAGGGGTAGGGGTTATATGGAATGTAGCAGTTGCCACCGGAACAGCAACAGATGATTATACAATAACAGCGACAGTTTCGCCTTATTGTGAGATACTCTCTTTATCTGATGTGACATTATCCTATAACCCTTATACACCTCCGGTAACATCAGAAACTACAGCATTCTCTTTTAAGTGTGTAAAAGGAACAAACTTTACAATATCAGCTACAAGTGCTAATGGAGGATATCTTGTAAAAACAGATGACCCTACAGAAAGAATATCTTATTCGTTGGGAGTTTTAGTTCAATATTCGTCTGTATCTGCATATAGTCCGGATGTATTTGTTACTGATTTAAGTGCAACTTCACAGACTAAGGAACCACCATCAGTAGCTTTGAGATTTACAAATATAGCATCAGGTCAAAATGTAAGCATAGGTACTTATACAGATACTGTGACATTACAAATAAGTTATTAA